A genomic window from Gemmatimonadaceae bacterium includes:
- a CDS encoding GTPase domain-containing protein codes for MSMINYASREINCKIVYYGPGLGGKTTNLEHVYGKVKPDTRGKLISLATETERTLFFDFLPVDLGTIRGFKTRFHLYTVPGQVYYNASRKLILKGVDGIVFVADSQVERMEANLEAMQNLYDNMAEYGYDLTKMPFIIQYNKRDLPNAAPLDELQATLNPGWEVVEPERQKVTPNQFRPGENVIEQNADGVWVERAHFFEAVAVTGDGVFDTLKAVSKLVLKTLA; via the coding sequence ATGTCGATGATCAACTACGCCTCGCGCGAGATCAACTGCAAGATCGTCTACTACGGCCCCGGCCTCGGCGGCAAGACGACCAACCTCGAGCACGTGTACGGCAAGGTGAAGCCGGACACCCGCGGCAAGCTCATCTCGCTGGCGACGGAGACGGAACGCACGCTGTTCTTCGACTTCCTGCCCGTGGACCTCGGCACCATCCGCGGCTTCAAGACCCGCTTCCACCTCTACACGGTGCCGGGCCAGGTCTATTACAACGCCTCGCGCAAGCTGATCCTCAAGGGCGTGGACGGCATCGTCTTCGTCGCCGACTCGCAGGTCGAGCGAATGGAAGCCAACCTCGAGGCGATGCAGAACCTGTACGACAATATGGCCGAGTACGGGTACGACCTGACGAAGATGCCGTTCATCATCCAGTACAACAAGCGCGACCTGCCGAACGCTGCGCCGCTGGACGAACTCCAGGCGACGCTCAATCCCGGTTGGGAAGTGGTCGAACCCGAGCGGCAGAAGGTCACGCCCAACCAGTTCCGTCCCGGCGAGAACGTCATCGAGCAGAACGCCGACGGTGTGTGGGTGGAGCGGGCGCACTTCTTCGAGGCCGTGGCCGTCACCGGTGACGGGGTGTTCGACACGCTCAAGGCCGTGTCCAAGCTGGTCCTGAAGACGCTCGCGTAG
- a CDS encoding roadblock/LC7 domain-containing protein: MAVGSASWSFTEEDFGAITKALQKFLGETNARCALLVDRSGQLVATVGEQPNFDPTAFATLTAADFSANDQLAQLIGETDFNSLFHQGEKESMYLADVARRVILVALFDNRTTLGLVRLKIKDTVSELTKLFHEVFQRGKTGAQQPGLLAGADDEIDQLFG, from the coding sequence ATGGCGGTCGGGTCGGCAAGCTGGTCATTCACGGAAGAGGACTTCGGCGCCATCACCAAGGCGTTGCAGAAGTTCCTGGGCGAGACCAACGCGCGTTGCGCGCTGTTGGTGGACCGCTCGGGCCAGCTGGTGGCGACCGTCGGCGAGCAGCCGAACTTCGACCCCACGGCCTTCGCGACGCTCACGGCGGCCGACTTCTCGGCCAACGACCAGTTGGCCCAGCTCATCGGCGAGACCGACTTCAATTCGCTGTTCCACCAAGGCGAGAAGGAATCGATGTACCTCGCCGACGTGGCTCGCCGCGTGATCCTCGTGGCGCTCTTCGACAACCGCACGACGCTCGGCCTCGTGCGCCTCAAGATCAAGGACACGGTGAGCGAGCTGACGAAGCTGTTCCACGAGGTGTTCCAGCGCGGCAAGACCGGCGCGCAGCAGCCTGGCCTCCTGGCCGGTGCTGACGATGAAATCGACCAGCTGTTCGGCTAA
- the recR gene encoding recombination mediator RecR codes for MSAIDDLVTELSRLPTIGRKSALRLTYHLLRQPAEQGRRLSTAVLALIEKVRPCTTCGNLTEESPCALCADPRRDRSVICVVEEASDIPAIERTGEYRGQYHVLGGRLSPLDGVGPDDLAVEALVRRVAAGGVSEVILATNPKLEGEATALYVQEQLRASGATVSRLARGLPIGGDLEYADGVTIVQALAARRAM; via the coding sequence GTGTCGGCCATCGACGATCTCGTGACCGAGCTGTCGCGGCTGCCGACCATCGGTCGGAAGTCGGCCTTGCGGCTGACCTATCATCTGCTGCGCCAGCCGGCGGAGCAGGGGCGGCGACTGTCGACGGCGGTGCTGGCCCTCATCGAAAAGGTGCGGCCCTGCACGACCTGCGGGAACCTCACCGAAGAGAGCCCCTGCGCGCTCTGCGCCGATCCGCGGCGGGACCGCAGCGTGATCTGCGTCGTCGAGGAGGCCTCGGACATCCCGGCTATTGAGCGCACGGGCGAGTACCGCGGCCAGTACCACGTGCTGGGTGGACGCCTGTCGCCCTTGGACGGCGTGGGCCCGGACGACCTCGCGGTCGAGGCCCTGGTCCGTCGCGTGGCGGCGGGTGGGGTCTCGGAAGTGATCTTGGCCACAAATCCCAAGCTCGAAGGCGAGGCGACCGCGCTGTATGTTCAGGAGCAGCTCCGGGCCAGCGGCGCGACGGTGAGCCGGCTGGCGCGGGGTCTGCCGATTGGCGGGGACCTGGAGTACGCGGATGGCGTGACCATCGTCCAGGCCCTGGCGGCCCGGCGGGCGATGTGA
- a CDS encoding YbaB/EbfC family nucleoid-associated protein, translating into MKMLQQAQQMTGKLQEVQEKLAALTVTGTAGGGMVKVEADGKGTVKRISIDPSVVNPADVEMLEDLLAVAVQEAQRKGRELAESEMKAAAGGLGLGGLPFKLPF; encoded by the coding sequence ATGAAGATGCTGCAGCAGGCCCAGCAGATGACGGGCAAGCTGCAGGAAGTGCAAGAGAAGCTCGCCGCGCTCACCGTTACCGGCACCGCCGGCGGCGGGATGGTGAAGGTCGAGGCCGACGGCAAAGGCACGGTCAAGCGCATCTCCATCGACCCGTCGGTCGTAAATCCGGCCGACGTGGAGATGCTCGAGGACCTGCTCGCCGTGGCGGTGCAGGAGGCCCAGCGGAAGGGCCGCGAGCTGGCCGAGTCGGAAATGAAGGCGGCCGCCGGCGGTCTCGGCCTCGGCGGCCTGCCCTTCAAGCTCCCGTTCTGA
- the dnaX gene encoding DNA polymerase III subunit gamma/tau yields the protein MSLALARKYRPRKFADVAVQSHVANTLRNAILTDRIAHAYLFCGPRGTGKTTLARVLAMALNCERRREDREPCGECPSCARVWGGGASLDVVEIDAASNRGVDDARDLRERAMYAPSGEDRYKVYIIDEAHMLTREAWNALLKILEEPPPRVVFVFATTEPQKIQQAAAPVLSRVQRFDLKRIGPADVRARLSAVLEQEQISAESDALAMLARAADGSMRDALSLTDQVLSLGDGAVTAQRVRDALGLVPEDEHLALLDLIIERRPGEVFAAVARLADHGVDFTVLLSEFAELLRAQLAVVLGGQLPEVSDRLREELPKRAKHFVAGDLLRMLSLLVEIEPHLKRSGQQQMLFETLLVRCALLDRTVSIEELLRGGGEGASPSARGGAAGGGGGGSGVERAPMRAAAPSAPPVAREPAPSQRLSGPAAEAVPTRPPAAVRERPPGNAPSVAVADAPPAKPASMPLEINRLVEHWEGIVDGVVRDGRALLAAALGHATPTAVTASGVVTLTVDDAAQAELIVQQESAILAAVRRRFETVSRLNVHAADADAAPRRLSEGAVKADRMAMLRKQSPLLAAAADALDLELLD from the coding sequence ATGTCGCTCGCCCTCGCGCGGAAGTATCGCCCCCGGAAGTTCGCCGACGTGGCCGTGCAGTCGCACGTCGCGAACACCCTGCGGAACGCGATCCTGACGGACCGAATCGCCCACGCCTACCTCTTCTGCGGGCCCCGCGGCACGGGCAAGACCACCCTCGCCCGCGTGCTGGCAATGGCGCTCAACTGCGAGCGGCGCCGCGAGGACCGAGAACCCTGCGGCGAGTGCCCCTCCTGCGCCCGCGTCTGGGGCGGCGGCGCCTCGCTCGACGTCGTCGAGATCGACGCCGCCTCCAACCGGGGCGTGGACGACGCCCGCGACCTGCGCGAGCGCGCGATGTACGCCCCCTCCGGTGAGGACCGTTACAAGGTCTACATCATCGACGAGGCGCATATGCTCACACGCGAGGCCTGGAATGCGTTGCTCAAGATCCTCGAGGAGCCGCCGCCGCGCGTGGTGTTCGTCTTCGCCACCACCGAGCCGCAGAAGATCCAGCAAGCCGCCGCGCCGGTGCTCTCGCGCGTGCAGCGCTTCGACCTCAAGCGCATCGGCCCAGCCGACGTCCGCGCGCGCCTCAGCGCGGTGCTGGAACAGGAGCAGATCAGCGCCGAGTCGGACGCGTTGGCGATGTTGGCCCGCGCCGCCGACGGCTCGATGCGCGACGCGCTCTCGCTCACGGACCAGGTGCTCTCGCTGGGCGACGGCGCGGTCACCGCGCAGCGCGTGCGTGACGCCCTCGGCCTCGTGCCCGAGGATGAGCATCTCGCGCTGCTCGATCTCATCATCGAACGCCGCCCCGGCGAGGTCTTCGCCGCCGTGGCGCGCCTCGCCGACCACGGCGTGGACTTCACCGTGCTGCTCAGCGAGTTCGCCGAGTTGCTGCGCGCGCAGCTGGCCGTGGTGCTCGGCGGGCAGCTGCCCGAGGTCTCCGACCGGCTGCGCGAGGAGCTGCCCAAGCGGGCCAAGCACTTCGTGGCCGGCGACTTGCTCCGAATGCTCTCGCTCCTCGTGGAGATCGAGCCGCACCTCAAGCGCTCCGGACAGCAGCAGATGCTCTTCGAGACCCTGCTCGTGCGTTGCGCCCTGCTGGACCGCACGGTCAGCATCGAGGAGCTGCTCCGCGGCGGTGGCGAAGGCGCGTCGCCGTCCGCGCGCGGAGGCGCGGCCGGTGGCGGCGGTGGCGGCAGCGGCGTCGAGCGCGCCCCGATGCGGGCCGCCGCCCCCAGCGCGCCGCCGGTGGCCCGGGAGCCGGCTCCCAGCCAACGCCTCAGCGGTCCTGCGGCCGAGGCCGTGCCCACGCGTCCGCCAGCGGCCGTGCGTGAGCGCCCGCCCGGCAACGCACCTAGCGTGGCCGTCGCCGACGCTCCGCCCGCCAAGCCCGCGTCGATGCCGCTAGAGATCAACCGGCTCGTCGAGCATTGGGAGGGCATCGTGGACGGCGTCGTCCGTGACGGCCGTGCGCTGCTCGCGGCGGCGCTCGGTCACGCCACGCCCACGGCCGTCACCGCCAGCGGCGTGGTCACGCTGACGGTGGATGACGCCGCACAGGCCGAGCTCATCGTCCAGCAGGAGTCGGCCATCCTCGCGGCCGTGCGGCGCCGCTTCGAGACTGTCTCGCGGCTCAACGTGCACGCCGCCGACGCGGACGCCGCGCCGCGTCGGCTCAGCGAAGGGGCCGTGAAGGCCGACCGGATGGCGATGCTGCGCAAGCAGAGCCCGCTGCTCGCCGCGGCGGCAGATGCCCTCGACCTCGAACTGCTCGATTGA
- a CDS encoding response regulator transcription factor has product MTHDRQISIVLADDHGIVLEGLRALLDSERDMQVVGATTDGAEVVALVRRHTPEVVVLDYELGGLRATEIIGELRAMPEAPRVLVLTAYHDGETIRSVLESGAEGLALKTASPQQTLSAIRQVVEGQLVFPQAARRWLEARTTRGGGTDLTAREREVWALLAEGLTNVQIAARLSLSENTVKFHVQHLYQKLGVKNRTEAALRHTGPAGRGAPPRG; this is encoded by the coding sequence GTGACCCACGACCGACAGATCAGCATCGTGCTCGCCGACGACCACGGCATCGTGCTCGAGGGCCTGCGTGCGTTGCTCGACAGCGAGCGCGATATGCAGGTCGTGGGCGCCACCACGGACGGTGCCGAGGTCGTCGCGCTGGTGCGCCGTCACACGCCCGAGGTCGTCGTGCTCGACTACGAGCTCGGGGGCCTGCGTGCCACCGAGATCATCGGCGAGCTGCGGGCGATGCCCGAGGCGCCGCGCGTGCTGGTACTGACGGCTTACCACGACGGCGAGACGATCCGCTCGGTGCTGGAATCGGGCGCCGAGGGCCTCGCGCTCAAGACGGCGAGCCCGCAGCAGACGTTGAGCGCCATCCGGCAGGTGGTGGAGGGGCAGTTGGTGTTCCCGCAGGCGGCGCGGCGCTGGCTGGAGGCGCGCACGACGCGCGGCGGCGGAACGGACCTCACCGCTCGTGAGCGCGAAGTCTGGGCCCTGCTGGCCGAGGGCCTGACCAACGTGCAGATCGCGGCGCGGCTCTCGCTGTCGGAGAACACGGTGAAGTTCCACGTCCAGCACCTCTATCAGAAGCTGGGCGTGAAGAACCGCACGGAGGCCGCGTTGCGGCACACGGGGCCGGCGGGGCGCGGGGCGCCACCGCGCGGCTAG